The genomic stretch TAGGTGCCATTTGAATCCCAAGggattctaagaatcttgataGAAAAACAACCCGATAATTTTATTGGATTTCGAgattcaaattataagagttaaaATCTCTCTAAATTCTATGGGAAAAATCCCAACAGTTCTATTAGATTTGAGATTCTAAAATTGTGTGTGTTAAAATCTTTCTaaatcccaggagattcttagAATCTAGATAAAAGGAATCACTATGTTTCGAGATTCTAAAATTTCTTGAGTCCTACTAGCCTTTTTTATTTGTCAATTTTGTGTTTAGCTACTGTagaattttatttatattagataattattatccaatcatagactaactaggtttaaaaaattcacctcgtaaattacaaacaaactgtgtaattacttattttttatctatatttaatatcttatacatatgtctaaaggtttgatgtgacaaaaaatttaaaaaaacttTTGGAAATTTTTTGGGGACTACATGCCAAAATCTTTGTGAACGGGCTCTCTGGACGAGTCTACTGATGTCTCCAAGTGAAGAGTCTGTTCTCATGTTTGAAAAATTATGAGCGAAAATATTATTCGCTAAACTAGGTttagtttagtttctaaaaattttcaagatttattgtcacatcaaatctttaaacgaaTATATGAAGTACTTGCATAGTTTacatataatttgcgagataaattttttaagctaGTATAACCAAAGCCAATTATTATAAGACAAAAACACAGATAGAAAAAGAATGACTTATAAGACATACTAACGGCAGTTGTGTTCTTTTTTGCGAAAATCagttctctgtttttttttgtaaTATGAATTGTAGCTAGTATCCCCTGCATATGACAGTACCGCATTTGCTTTCTTAAaaacaaattttaaaaattcgCTTAAAATCTCTATAATCTAGGCCGTTTGCATAAAATACTAGGATTGTTGGACTTTTTCTATTCGGGATTTAAACGGCCCTTGAAGTTGTTCATTACTCCGTACATGTCATTACAGATAGACAGCAAGCATACGGCGAAGACAAACACACAAATCCAGATTAGGGAGCCCATCACCCAAAGTACGTACTCCTCTTCACTACTAGCAGGCATCCCAGTGCAGCAAAAGCATGCCTGATACGACTAGGAAGTAGAAATGCTCATACTAGTGGTAATAAGTAAACCATGGCCACCAACGAAGAACAACTAATAACCCCATTAGAAGCTAATATCACCACGCAACAGCGAACAGCGAGAGCGCAACTGGTGGCATCCCGCCCCGGGTGAGATGAACGGAATCAGCGGCAGCAAGGCCCTGTCAACCGATTCGAACGCTGACGGAGACACTAGCGGAAGGCCCCCAGTACGCATCCGGCACGAAGAGGAACTTGTTGGCCTCGAAGCCCTCGAGCTCGCGGATGCACGACGCCGTCCCCAGCAGCGAGAGCGCGCCTTCTCCATCGGAGCCGCGCACCTCCATCTTGTACCTGACGTCGACGTTCCCTTCCGGGCGCGGGCCGAGGCAGACCAGGTACAGGGAGCGCCCCGGCGCCAGCGTACAGACCCATGTTCATGCCGCGGTAGCTGCAGCCGTCGACGGGGCATCCGTACGGCGCGTGGCGGCAGGACTCCTCGTGCGCCCGCTTCTGGACGAACTTGATGATCTCCGCACAGCCGTAGTTGCTGAACTTGCAAAGCGTGTTCATCTCGGCGAGCATGTTCTCCACCGGGCGGCACCGGACGCGGCCGATTGCCTCCCCACAGCACCAGCACTTCTTGTTTATGCGCACGCAACATTCTGCGCACGCGGCATGTCCATTGATACACTGAAAAACAACACGGTaggacaatacatatataaaaaaaatatcaaaataAATCCGCACAAAGAAGCTTGCTGAAGTAGTAGAGTAGTAGGAGTATTTTAACAGTTTAAGAGCACTTGCCATGAACACTTCAGCCTCAAAAGGCATAAAACAGATGCCGCAGTCTAACGACTTGGCGTCCGAATCCAGCCATACATGTCTGTCTTCCTCCTCACGGACCTCACCCTTCTTGTCTGTACATGGCCTTTTTCTTGGTGACtgcctcgccggcggcgcctTTGCGCCATCTTTCTCCGTGGCCTTCTTAGCGTTCCTCTTCATCTCGGCCTGATCTGGGGACTGGAGATAATAACGACATCAGCAAATGGATCACTCAACAGTCAACATACAAGCCACAGGTATTCCTATTCACATCTCGAGCAGCACATACATCAATGATCAGTGAAGGTTGGAGGAGGAATGGACCTACTACACCTTTGCTCAATGCCGACTGTGGGACTACAAACTGTTTGGGGAGTACTAGTGGCGCCGAGGAGCTGCGGATCTGTAGACTACTAGTAGCTCGGAAGAGAATGGCCGCCCCAGTGGGGAGTCATATATTTTGGGCGAGTGGCTACTGTTCAGGAGCATGGAGTGGACCGTCACTGCtactgtttaggccttgtttacttcactcccaaaacccaaaagatttcaagatttcccgtcatatcgaatctttcagcacatacatgaagcattaaatataaacgaaaataaaaattaattgcataatttacctgtaaatcacgagatgaatcttttgatcctagttagtccataattggacaatatttgccacaaacaaacgaaagtgctacagtagcgaaatctaaaatctttatgcatctaaacaaggccttgtttagttccgaaaactttttgattttcgaaactgtagcactttcgtttgtttatgacaaacattatccaattatggagtaattaggcttaaaagattcgtctcgcgatttacagttaaactgtgtaattaatttttattttcatctatatttagtgtctcatgcatgtgccgtaagatttgatgttacgtggaatcttgaaaagtttttggtttttggggagaactaaacaaagccttagttaaaaaaattcaagattccctatcacatcgaattttgcgtcaGTATTAAATtttgatgaaaacaaaaactaattacacagtttacctgtaaatcgcgatgaacttttgaagctcaccaacaatccggttaaacactcaagaacaaagcatatagatgtctgccatcatttcataagagattatcaacaaaaaggggacatttgcattgagagtataggcaccgatgatcaacttgccgacatattcaccaagccacttgataaaaagaggttttgcaagttaAGAAATAaactgaacatacttgacttctcaaatatgtgttgatgcacccccattacATGacatgtctctccttggagcaaaacaaggtaaaattgtttgacatatcatccatcctatgctaaggacttgtttagtgcatctagtcattccttataTGTCTTAAGATCATTTatgaaaaacaaatgaattcgATACTTGTaaggtaccactattgcttctatgcttgacttaatctagtggtagcatatgtcatgtttttgggcttgcaatcctagtgtttgatctagaatataagctatcagtgtttaactcaacatggtacaagataacccttattttgaGGTGTGAAAATGCttgtcattggatcaaaccgagttaaatatcttaggcaaataatctagattggactaaTTTGAGAAGATGATCTGACTTcgcatggtttcacactaacctatctaaaatttgagctcacctttgtggtcattgatgacaaaggaggAGAGAAATTTCCCAGAGATTTAAGATAGTGGAGTaacaaaattttgaagcacacaagtagggggagaaagctcataaacttatatgttgcatttgaatgtgcatcataTATgtatgcttgcatttgcattagtttTAGAAGTTTTCTCTTCAATACCttacttgtgtggtgtatgctagttgtaggtttgattgatgaaatgaagaactagtatgcataggtagtgtaactagacttttagttgtttcacaagtggtactagaaccttgtttgtaATGTTGATCTtatggggtgttctagttttgtgattgtctagttactaatggtgctaagaatggtatatattggcaactccgattggtatcacgcttcaaaggtctattctttgcactttagcatcatttggtagaaattgactcttatATTTTCTGtaaaagcatatgtgcaagctctcgaaatccaaactcttagcacatatgtagaaggagcaattgctaccaatttgggtttatgaaacttatccataacctttgcacacaGTGGCGGATCCAGAAACAAAGCATAGGGGGTGCTAAATAAGAGAGGCTAATGGACTGAATCTCTATCGTGGGGGGCTAATGGGCCTGATAGCCTTTTTATGTGTTTTTTTGAAACAATTCTCCAATGCTATTGAGCTTCGCCCCGTGCTACAGCCCGGGCAGCACGGGCCGTACATCCGCCCCtgtttgcacatggtaaaatgcttgggcaagcaacatgaatccaagaaaattttattaaaaatatttgtaaaaagggttgtcatcaattaccaaaaggggagagattgaaagccctagtttggttttggataattgatgaaaccctagtactaacctctatacaagtgtgtgtagacttaatgaggttggtatatGCCAAGTGATGAAGCAAGCGATGATcatagtgatgatggtgataaccacAAGATGataaagtgctcaacttggaaaagaagaaagagaaaaataaaaccctatagagttcaaggcaaaggtattgcttagggttttggttttggtgatcaaaacaccatagagggtgtgatcacatttaggatagatagccgtactataaagaggggaattatttggctaaacggttatcaagtgccactaggtgtcattgttcatgagcatgcatttagaacctagtcagctaacttaactccttcgaagaaaatgattgtgaaaatgctaacacacgtgcacttgttggtacacacttggtggtgttagcacactaTGAGAAGgaggttgaggttgaagggtagagaggggtttcggttcctctctccctcccgccgagcttgcgtgAGTATTTCTTAGTGAGacacactcaccggacgcagtgcACAAAGGCACCGGACGAGTCCGGTGCATTGTCGGTGTCTCACCAGAAAGTGCagagcgcaccggacgctctgcaccggacgcatgaGATCTACTGTgtgcgcgtccggtgcttgTTAGGGTCGGTGTGCTAGAC from Sorghum bicolor cultivar BTx623 chromosome 3, Sorghum_bicolor_NCBIv3, whole genome shotgun sequence encodes the following:
- the LOC8070446 gene encoding putative E3 ubiquitin-protein ligase SINA-like 6; amino-acid sequence: MKRNAKKATEKDGAKAPPARQSPRKRPCTDKKGEVREEEDRHVWLDSDAKSLDCGICFMPFEAEVFMCINGHAACAECCVRINKKCWCCGEAIGRVRCRPVENMLAEMNTLCKFSNYGCAEIIKFVQKRAHEESCRHAPYGCPVDGCSYRGMNMGLYAGAGALPVPGLPRPAPGRERRRQVQDGGARLRWRRRALAAGDGVVHPRARGLRGQQVPLRAGCVLGAFR